A portion of the Thermosediminibacter oceani DSM 16646 genome contains these proteins:
- the phoU gene encoding phosphate signaling complex protein PhoU: MTTMRPAFDRELEELQQDILKMGSMVEQQIYNAVESLVKKDEKLARKVIEDDNIVDKMQHLIEDKCVKLIATQHPLAKDLRVIFTGVKIATDLERMSDNAVDIAKTTIRLLDQQYIKPLIDIPRMAQLTREMVRNALDAYINQDVKAAQRVCDTDDAIDKLYSQIFRELLVIMIEDPRTISQVTQLLFVSRFLERIADHATNLGEWIIYVVTGEKKELNN; this comes from the coding sequence ATGACGACGATGAGACCTGCTTTCGACAGAGAACTAGAAGAACTCCAGCAGGATATTCTAAAAATGGGCAGCATGGTGGAACAACAGATTTACAACGCCGTAGAATCGCTGGTAAAAAAAGATGAAAAGCTAGCCAGAAAAGTGATCGAAGATGACAATATAGTTGATAAAATGCAGCATCTGATAGAAGACAAGTGCGTTAAACTCATAGCCACGCAGCATCCTCTGGCAAAGGACCTTAGAGTGATCTTCACCGGAGTAAAGATAGCCACCGATTTGGAGAGAATGTCTGACAACGCCGTGGATATCGCTAAAACTACCATAAGATTACTGGACCAGCAGTATATAAAGCCGCTCATCGACATACCCAGGATGGCTCAGCTCACCCGTGAAATGGTTAGAAATGCACTGGATGCGTATATAAATCAGGATGTAAAGGCGGCCCAGAGGGTATGCGATACCGACGATGCGATTGACAAACTCTACTCTCAAATTTTTAGGGAGCTTCTGGTTATTATGATAGAGGACCCAAGGACGATCTCACAGGTCACCCAGCTTTTATTCGTCTCTAGGTTTCTCGAGCGTATCGCCGATCACGCCACGAATCTGGGAGAATGGATAATATACGTTGTTACCGGAGAAAAGAAAGAGCTCAACAATTGA
- the pstB gene encoding phosphate ABC transporter ATP-binding protein PstB — protein MKNKIYTRNLNIYYGEFRVLKDINIEIKEKKVTALIGPSGCGKSTFLRSLNRMNDLIENTRITGKVYLDDKDVYDSDVNVIELRKRVGMVFQKPNPFPMSIYDNVAYGPRIHGIRDKNRLDEIVERSLRGAALWDEVKNRLKDSALGLSGGQQQRLCIARVLAVEPEVVLMDEPCSALDPISTMKVEELIEQLKENYTIVIVTHNMQQAGRISDFTAFFLSGELVEFGLTKELFYNPKNKKTEEYITGRFG, from the coding sequence ATAAAAAACAAAATTTATACCAGAAATCTTAATATCTACTACGGCGAATTTCGGGTGCTGAAAGACATTAATATTGAAATAAAAGAAAAAAAGGTGACCGCCCTGATAGGACCATCGGGATGCGGCAAATCGACTTTTTTGAGGTCTTTAAACCGGATGAACGACCTTATTGAAAATACTCGTATAACCGGCAAGGTATATCTGGATGATAAGGACGTATACGATTCGGATGTGAATGTGATAGAACTTCGCAAGAGGGTCGGCATGGTATTTCAGAAACCGAATCCGTTTCCTATGTCCATATACGACAATGTGGCTTACGGCCCCAGGATTCACGGTATAAGGGACAAAAACCGGTTGGATGAAATAGTGGAGCGAAGCCTGCGGGGGGCGGCCCTTTGGGATGAAGTGAAAAATAGGCTTAAGGATTCAGCACTAGGGTTGTCCGGAGGACAGCAGCAGCGCCTTTGTATAGCCAGGGTGCTGGCGGTGGAACCCGAGGTAGTTTTGATGGATGAACCCTGTTCAGCATTAGATCCCATATCGACGATGAAGGTAGAGGAATTAATCGAGCAGCTAAAAGAGAATTATACCATAGTAATAGTGACCCACAATATGCAGCAGGCGGGAAGGATATCCGATTTCACAGCTTTCTTTTTAAGTGGTGAGCTGGTGGAATTCGGACTAACAAAAGAGCTTTTTTACAATCCAAAAAATAAAAAAACCGAAGAATATATTACAGGCCGTTTTGGTTAA
- a CDS encoding DUF3189 family protein produces the protein MKIFYCCYGSAHSSVVAAAIHLGMLPSDRLPDAEEFERLPRYDKTSSCEIGYPFFMGKDEKENEVFIIGMTSQRELVKRAIASFLEHSGVNTENLLFIDTLPFVNLKTKIGGILSRRLGLVSLGRPLTIEGIREKYFDFVKLVQDVKKRADTKTKT, from the coding sequence ATGAAGATTTTTTACTGCTGCTACGGGAGCGCACACTCATCGGTGGTGGCCGCCGCCATACACCTCGGCATGCTTCCCTCGGACAGGTTGCCGGATGCCGAAGAATTCGAGAGGCTGCCCCGTTACGATAAAACCAGTTCCTGCGAAATAGGATATCCTTTTTTTATGGGCAAGGATGAAAAGGAAAATGAGGTTTTTATAATAGGTATGACAAGCCAGCGAGAACTGGTCAAAAGAGCAATCGCAAGTTTTCTCGAGCATAGCGGAGTCAACACGGAGAATCTGCTTTTTATAGATACCCTCCCCTTTGTAAACTTAAAGACAAAAATTGGGGGTATTCTTTCGCGACGCTTAGGGCTTGTTTCTCTGGGCAGGCCCCTCACGATAGAGGGAATTCGGGAGAAATACTTTGATTTTGTAAAATTGGTACAAGATGTCAAAAAAAGGGCAGACACCAAAACAAAAACTTGA
- the spoIIP gene encoding stage II sporulation protein P, whose amino-acid sequence MRTGRVLTALLILYMVFSIAFSGISFAEEEKKNGYFTIYEEKTNKKIFCTARVVNVGDEYLDEDNNLYEIIKVEGDKAYARFKEKVDIEKSLSALQNVGDGSALKTSVLQGRRLVAIYHTHSDESYLPTDGKSSIPYKGGIFKVGEALKEALERRGITVIHSNQSHDPHDAAAYQRSRRTAMELLKKGPDALIDVHRDAVPAEEYAAQINGKSIAKVQLVVGRQNPQIESINNFAWQLKALADKKYPGLVKGIFYGKGNYNQDLFPRTILVEAGTYTNYRDKAQEGVEILADVIATTLYGSDYQKKGAPGAGGTTRVPGEGGSAVRAIFWIIALCAIGFIAYMLISTGGRKELSSKLRRFMGSEFANFLGSFKRKGKNGNQGDQTGSEG is encoded by the coding sequence ATGAGGACAGGTAGGGTTCTGACAGCGCTTTTAATATTATATATGGTTTTTAGCATCGCTTTTTCCGGGATTTCTTTTGCAGAAGAAGAAAAAAAGAATGGGTACTTCACTATTTATGAGGAAAAGACCAATAAAAAGATATTCTGTACCGCGAGAGTTGTGAACGTAGGGGATGAGTATTTGGACGAGGATAATAACCTTTACGAAATTATTAAGGTCGAAGGTGACAAAGCTTACGCTCGGTTTAAAGAAAAGGTGGATATTGAAAAATCTTTAAGCGCTTTGCAGAACGTCGGGGATGGAAGCGCTTTAAAAACATCGGTGCTTCAAGGGAGGCGATTAGTGGCAATATACCATACCCACAGTGATGAGTCCTATTTACCCACAGACGGCAAATCCAGCATACCCTACAAGGGAGGAATTTTTAAAGTAGGTGAAGCCTTAAAAGAAGCCCTTGAACGAAGGGGCATAACCGTCATCCATTCCAATCAATCCCATGATCCGCACGATGCGGCGGCTTACCAGAGATCGCGCCGTACAGCCATGGAACTTTTAAAGAAAGGTCCAGATGCGCTCATAGACGTGCACAGAGATGCGGTACCGGCTGAGGAGTATGCCGCTCAAATAAACGGTAAGTCCATAGCTAAAGTTCAACTTGTTGTAGGACGGCAGAATCCGCAGATAGAGTCTATCAATAATTTCGCCTGGCAGTTAAAGGCCCTAGCCGATAAAAAATATCCGGGGCTGGTCAAAGGTATTTTTTACGGTAAAGGCAATTACAATCAGGATCTTTTCCCGAGGACGATACTCGTTGAGGCGGGCACTTATACCAATTACAGGGACAAAGCCCAGGAAGGGGTGGAAATCCTTGCCGACGTCATAGCGACTACCCTTTACGGTTCCGATTACCAGAAAAAGGGCGCACCGGGAGCGGGTGGCACTACCCGGGTTCCCGGCGAGGGCGGCAGTGCGGTTAGGGCTATCTTCTGGATAATTGCACTCTGCGCAATAGGTTTTATAGCCTACATGCTGATTAGTACCGGTGGAAGGAAAGAACTTTCAAGCAAACTGAGGCGATTCATGGGCTCCGAGTTTGCCAATTTCCTGGGAAGCTTCAAGAGAAAAGGGAAAAACGGCAACCAAGGCGACCAGACGGGTAGCGAGGGCTGA
- a CDS encoding DUF3189 family protein: MRIIYSCYWGSYLAVVAASLHLGLIEEFDLKSILQLPFFGKLPECELGRIYYMGTDNIGRRVYIMGSKKAGRVVERALKGIAGIYDMNSNSVVFADLLPYGNVFYSIGCFLVHRLKLKTLGNAFLILGLKKSFRSIKRFVEEIKEKSE; the protein is encoded by the coding sequence TTGAGAATAATATATTCCTGCTATTGGGGCAGCTATCTGGCGGTGGTGGCTGCTTCCTTACATCTCGGACTCATAGAGGAATTCGATCTTAAAAGTATACTTCAATTGCCGTTTTTCGGAAAATTACCGGAATGCGAACTTGGCAGGATATACTATATGGGGACCGATAACATAGGCCGCAGGGTTTACATAATGGGGTCGAAAAAAGCAGGAAGAGTTGTCGAAAGGGCCCTGAAAGGTATAGCCGGCATTTATGATATGAATAGTAATTCGGTGGTTTTTGCCGACCTCTTACCTTACGGCAACGTCTTTTATTCCATCGGATGTTTTTTAGTCCACAGGCTTAAATTAAAAACACTTGGCAACGCTTTTTTAATCTTGGGACTTAAAAAAAGTTTTCGAAGTATAAAGCGTTTCGTTGAGGAGATAAAGGAAAAATCTGAGTGA
- a CDS encoding DUF1614 domain-containing protein, which produces MPVGVTLLLVLAVLIYFGLLQRVVDRMHMSDKTALIFIGAMIVGTFLPNIPLGRGLSINIGGGLVPIALVVYLIVTADSAEEKVRSISAAALAGLAVYAGGRLLPAEPETTYLDPLIVFSLLAGVIAYIFGRSRRGAFIAGVMGILISDIIYAFGAAGRPIGTTIGGAGVFDAAVIAGVIGVALCEFVGETREKLQGGTAKAEKKREEGEKNEDR; this is translated from the coding sequence ATGCCAGTGGGGGTAACTCTACTTCTTGTACTAGCTGTATTAATATACTTTGGGCTTTTGCAAAGAGTTGTGGATAGGATGCACATGTCGGACAAAACAGCCCTTATCTTCATAGGAGCAATGATAGTCGGTACTTTCCTGCCCAACATACCTCTCGGCAGGGGGTTATCTATAAATATCGGTGGGGGCCTTGTGCCAATTGCACTTGTTGTTTACCTCATCGTTACCGCTGATAGCGCGGAGGAAAAAGTTCGCTCCATAAGTGCCGCTGCATTAGCGGGGCTTGCTGTTTACGCCGGAGGTAGGCTTCTGCCCGCAGAACCGGAAACTACCTATTTAGATCCGCTTATAGTTTTTTCTCTACTTGCAGGCGTAATAGCTTATATTTTCGGGCGGTCAAGGCGCGGCGCTTTTATCGCGGGAGTGATGGGTATTTTAATTTCCGATATAATCTATGCCTTTGGTGCGGCTGGTAGGCCTATAGGTACCACTATTGGGGGTGCGGGTGTATTCGACGCGGCGGTGATCGCGGGAGTTATAGGAGTAGCCCTTTGCGAATTTGTGGGTGAGACCAGAGAAAAGCTCCAGGGAGGTACAGCCAAAGCCGAAAAGAAACGGGAAGAAGGTGAAAAAAATGAGGACAGGTAG
- a CDS encoding capping complex subunit for YIEGIA — protein sequence MENIGVKEVILAVVTLNKDQPASGVPVFYARDEAERDRIAALLARILSGVVHDLENGSYIIVRH from the coding sequence GTGGAAAATATAGGAGTAAAAGAAGTTATACTTGCAGTAGTAACTTTAAACAAAGATCAGCCGGCTTCCGGCGTCCCTGTGTTCTACGCTAGGGATGAAGCAGAAAGGGACAGGATAGCCGCACTTCTTGCCAGGATCCTTTCAGGCGTGGTTCACGACCTGGAAAACGGGTCGTATATTATTGTAAGGCACTGA
- a CDS encoding DUF512 domain-containing protein — protein MKRALIKRVKRGSLAEEAGLKKGDEILMINGENLKDILDYKFLSTDETLRLHVRSKEGRIRILTVEKDFDEDLGIEFENPLIDGIRRCKNRCIFCFVDQMPEGLRPSLYVKDDDYRLSILEGTFITLTNLTTEDLNRIVSMKLSPLYISVHATSGAVRKFMLKNPAAANIMETLKYLKENGIFFHCQIVLCPGVNDKEVLDRTLNDLISLQPSVLSVAVVPVGVTKYRDGLYPLRRFTREEAEEIIDRVESLQRENLRRFGTRLVFLADEFYEIAKRDFPPFESYEDFPQWENGVGMVALLKKQLEEYIERVPTELPKSRRVVIATGVSAFRFLQEALLPLRKIKNLDFEIRPIKNNFFGESVTVAGLITGRDLIDQLKDLGQKDALLLPEVMLKDRKVFLDGFTVRDVERSLGTWVVVVGIDGKDFLEKLTGINLGVKL, from the coding sequence TTGAAGAGAGCTTTAATAAAGAGGGTAAAACGGGGGAGCCTAGCAGAAGAAGCCGGCCTTAAAAAAGGCGATGAAATTCTGATGATAAACGGCGAAAACTTAAAGGATATACTCGATTATAAATTTCTTTCCACCGACGAAACATTGCGTTTACATGTAAGGTCAAAGGAAGGCAGGATAAGGATACTGACCGTCGAAAAGGATTTTGATGAAGACCTGGGAATCGAATTCGAAAATCCGTTGATAGACGGCATTAGGCGCTGCAAAAACCGGTGCATCTTCTGCTTCGTAGACCAGATGCCAGAGGGCCTCAGGCCTTCTCTTTACGTAAAGGATGACGATTACCGCCTGTCCATCCTGGAAGGCACTTTTATAACGCTTACCAACCTGACTACCGAAGACCTTAACAGGATCGTTTCAATGAAGTTAAGTCCGCTATATATATCCGTCCACGCCACATCCGGAGCCGTGAGGAAATTCATGCTCAAAAACCCGGCTGCAGCTAACATAATGGAGACGTTGAAATATTTAAAAGAAAACGGTATATTTTTTCACTGCCAGATCGTGCTGTGCCCGGGAGTAAACGATAAAGAGGTGCTTGACCGCACTTTAAATGACCTGATTTCCCTACAGCCTTCCGTTCTATCGGTAGCCGTGGTTCCTGTGGGAGTGACGAAGTACCGCGATGGCCTATACCCTCTCAGGCGATTTACCCGCGAAGAGGCAGAAGAGATTATTGACCGTGTAGAATCCTTGCAGCGTGAAAACCTGAGACGTTTCGGTACCCGCCTGGTGTTTTTGGCCGACGAATTTTACGAAATTGCAAAGAGAGATTTCCCGCCTTTTGAATCCTATGAAGATTTTCCCCAGTGGGAAAACGGCGTGGGTATGGTGGCCTTATTAAAAAAACAACTCGAAGAGTACATTGAAAGGGTTCCGACCGAACTGCCCAAAAGTAGGCGGGTGGTGATAGCCACCGGAGTATCGGCTTTCAGGTTCCTTCAGGAGGCCTTGTTGCCTTTGCGCAAAATTAAGAACCTGGATTTTGAAATACGTCCTATAAAAAATAACTTTTTCGGAGAATCGGTCACCGTTGCTGGACTGATAACGGGAAGAGATTTGATAGATCAGTTAAAGGACCTGGGACAGAAAGATGCGCTGCTTTTACCAGAAGTAATGCTAAAGGACAGAAAAGTATTTCTGGACGGTTTTACCGTTCGCGATGTAGAACGAAGTCTCGGCACCTGGGTGGTTGTCGTCGGTATAGACGGAAAAGACTTTCTCGAAAAACTTACGGGAATAAATTTGGGGGTAAAACTATGA
- the pnpS gene encoding two-component system histidine kinase PnpS, with protein MLKDHFRKSNFMTVTIYIILLILFTSLQNLYLKSIQRDLEADAVFFASEVKAPMAAGKYQEVGRVVQDLSRQFYKSITVINTFGNRIAEVGEFRERDLPLEGILKGKNYVDKNAFQILISRQFSAAVPILFENKIHGAVVVGLPPDEVNKILWINLLFFFTVFFGILRSVLLLKKVDTHIIKPISTMIEVSRNFAAGNFTRTVHVNSLDEIGQLSKELNLLAKKLRITLEELNEKTAGVEDLLAGIVDGIIVVDAQRRVMLINPAACKLVGADSEKSAGKKLISIIRNYQLDEAVKKTLKEGSPYFKEIVLLPREQILKVHITPIKDRAGRISGSVIVMRDITELKHLEKLRSEFLANVSHELRTPLTSIKGFVETLLEGAYKDPGLAKRFLSIIDAEAGRLYRLINNLMDLSKIETNQLKLRIEDVSAAELINEVIIIFENRLKEKGLKFSTDIPKDLPKVKADPDWLRQVFINLLDNAIKYTQSGGRVWIEAEPKGDVVEFRVCDTGIGIPEEDLPRVFERFYRVDKARSPEMGGSGLGLAIVKHIVRAFGGDIRVESRVNQGSKFIFTLKRSK; from the coding sequence TTGCTAAAAGATCACTTCAGAAAAAGTAACTTTATGACCGTTACAATTTATATTATTTTATTAATTCTGTTTACTTCCCTGCAAAACCTTTACTTAAAAAGCATACAACGCGATTTGGAAGCCGATGCAGTTTTTTTCGCTTCGGAAGTAAAAGCGCCTATGGCGGCCGGTAAGTATCAGGAAGTCGGGCGCGTAGTGCAGGACCTATCCCGGCAGTTTTACAAAAGTATCACCGTTATAAACACCTTCGGGAACAGAATAGCGGAGGTGGGGGAATTTCGCGAGCGAGATTTACCGCTCGAAGGCATCCTGAAGGGCAAAAATTACGTTGACAAAAACGCATTTCAAATCTTGATTTCCCGCCAGTTTTCCGCAGCAGTTCCTATTTTGTTTGAAAATAAAATTCACGGAGCTGTTGTGGTAGGGCTGCCCCCGGATGAAGTAAATAAAATACTATGGATAAACCTGTTGTTTTTCTTTACGGTCTTTTTTGGTATTTTAAGATCCGTTTTACTGTTGAAAAAAGTCGATACCCATATAATTAAACCCATATCCACCATGATTGAGGTGAGCAGAAATTTTGCGGCAGGTAACTTTACCAGGACAGTCCATGTTAATTCCCTGGATGAAATAGGGCAGCTCAGCAAGGAATTAAATCTACTGGCTAAAAAGTTGAGAATTACTCTTGAAGAATTAAACGAAAAGACGGCCGGAGTGGAGGACCTGCTGGCGGGCATAGTCGATGGCATTATCGTGGTAGATGCCCAGCGAAGGGTAATGCTCATCAACCCAGCAGCCTGCAAACTTGTTGGAGCAGACTCCGAAAAGTCAGCCGGGAAAAAGCTGATCAGCATTATCCGCAATTACCAACTGGATGAAGCGGTGAAAAAGACTCTAAAAGAGGGTTCTCCTTATTTTAAAGAAATAGTTTTGCTGCCCCGGGAGCAGATTTTAAAAGTTCATATAACCCCAATCAAAGATAGGGCGGGGAGGATTTCGGGCAGCGTCATTGTGATGAGAGACATTACGGAGTTAAAGCATCTCGAAAAGCTCCGTTCCGAATTTCTAGCTAATGTATCTCATGAATTGAGGACTCCCCTTACGTCCATAAAAGGCTTTGTGGAGACCCTGCTCGAGGGCGCGTACAAGGACCCCGGCCTTGCAAAAAGGTTTTTATCCATAATAGATGCAGAGGCGGGAAGGCTTTACAGACTGATAAACAATCTGATGGATCTTTCTAAGATAGAGACAAACCAGCTGAAGCTGAGGATTGAAGACGTTTCTGCGGCGGAATTGATAAACGAAGTGATAATTATTTTTGAAAACCGGTTGAAAGAAAAGGGTTTAAAGTTTTCCACGGATATTCCCAAAGATCTCCCTAAAGTGAAAGCCGACCCGGACTGGCTCAGGCAGGTCTTTATCAACCTCCTGGACAATGCCATTAAATATACCCAGAGTGGTGGCAGGGTCTGGATTGAAGCTGAGCCAAAAGGGGATGTGGTAGAATTTAGAGTATGCGACACTGGCATAGGTATCCCGGAGGAAGACCTGCCTAGAGTCTTTGAGAGGTTTTACAGGGTTGACAAAGCCCGATCTCCGGAAATGGGCGGCAGCGGACTCGGTCTTGCCATAGTAAAACACATAGTCAGGGCTTTCGGCGGAGATATCAGGGTCGAAAGCAGAGTAAACCAAGGCAGTAAATTCATATTTACGCTTAAAAGGTCCAAGTAA
- a CDS encoding YIEGIA family protein, which produces MQDYLAVVSVGLAMGTLGRLYLLRVDYRQYPSYPQGYMVHLALGFIAAFLGAVAIPALVAKEYTAVTFLALAAQQFREIRDMERESLKNIEDTELVPRGAAYVEDIAKAFESRNYLAMLTALITSAVVEYFKNIVLGIFIGVALILSLSYFTRRKRIQDIATVRPAKIHFQGSILCIENIKVMNVGHPDSRKIFIEKGLAVMIEPKDDDARATLANIGQRQAIAHDVAALLGVKRDVDEVDFMPLVRIDLKTGRVGLVIVPMEKDMESLIEAVKLVPVLESSRRKPLKSKAGRSASD; this is translated from the coding sequence ATGCAGGACTATCTTGCGGTGGTATCCGTAGGTCTTGCTATGGGGACCCTGGGCAGGCTGTACCTACTGCGCGTTGACTACAGACAATATCCGAGTTATCCCCAGGGCTACATGGTCCACCTGGCCCTCGGGTTTATAGCAGCCTTTCTGGGGGCTGTGGCTATACCGGCTCTGGTCGCGAAGGAATATACGGCTGTTACTTTCCTCGCCTTGGCCGCCCAGCAGTTCAGAGAAATAAGGGACATGGAACGGGAGAGCCTTAAGAATATCGAAGATACGGAGCTGGTCCCCAGGGGGGCGGCTTACGTTGAAGATATAGCCAAAGCTTTCGAGTCCAGGAACTATCTGGCTATGCTCACGGCTCTTATAACCAGTGCGGTGGTGGAATATTTTAAAAACATAGTATTGGGTATTTTTATAGGTGTAGCGCTGATTTTATCATTGAGCTACTTTACCAGGAGGAAGCGAATCCAGGACATTGCAACGGTGAGGCCCGCAAAGATCCATTTTCAGGGTTCCATTTTGTGCATAGAAAACATCAAAGTTATGAACGTCGGTCATCCCGACTCCAGAAAAATTTTCATAGAAAAAGGCCTTGCTGTAATGATTGAGCCCAAAGACGACGACGCAAGGGCAACGCTGGCAAATATAGGACAAAGGCAAGCGATAGCCCACGATGTTGCGGCGCTCCTGGGCGTAAAAAGAGATGTAGACGAAGTAGACTTCATGCCGCTGGTGAGGATCGATCTGAAAACCGGGAGGGTGGGGCTTGTTATCGTGCCAATGGAAAAGGATATGGAGAGCCTGATAGAAGCCGTCAAATTGGTGCCCGTGCTGGAGAGCTCCAGGAGAAAACCATTGAAATCAAAGGCCGGGCGAAGCGCTTCGGATTGA